From the Perca fluviatilis chromosome 11, GENO_Pfluv_1.0, whole genome shotgun sequence genome, the window aaaaaaaataaaatggctgATGTGAAAGAGGTTCTCATGTTCAATATCAACCATAatcaaaactgtttttttttaaatcaaggatCATAGTAATGTTGATTATTATCCCATCTCATGTATTTacaattattcttttttatttatttatttttttagagttGTCGAGAGCATCAGAGGCTTTACCTGTGAATCCAACTCTTGCTCCCCCAGTCTTAGAGCCCCAGGTTCCTGCCCAGTCTCTGTCCCTGAGCCAGCCCAACAGAACAGAAGAGTCTGAAAGGCCATCTGAACGGCATCCACCCCTGGATCTCCAACCAGCGCCCTGTAAAGTCCCCCTGCACGTCCCCATGTCTAACAGTATGCTTGAGTCCCTACCCATGAACCACATTTCTACAACCCTTGCAGGTGGGATTTAGGTCTTCAATTTCACtgtaactatgactttttttgccaGTTGGTTCCCCCTACCAGGAAAACCTCCTAATATCTGCTTTTCCTCATATTATGCAGAATTATCTGCTCCATCGCCCAGCATCCAGCTACCGCAAAAGCCCATGGAGGTTCCTGTGGCGATGAATAATCCTTTGCCCTTCCCTTCAAGTATAATTGAACCTATTGGCAGGCCCACCACTGTGCCACACGACACAGATGAAGATGAGGGACTGAAACACTTTGAGCAGGTCAGTTAGTAGacttttaacatgaaaatcagTCATGAAATGGTAGGGCTATCCTCTATTCCACTAACAGTCATAAGATATCTTTGATGGATTTAATGGCTCTCTTAAAATCTTGTACTCATTGAAAAGGAAAGCATATTGTGAATATAATAAGAGATAAAAGCCAGACCATGAGTGATGTTATATCTTTCTAAAATGTTCTCTCTGTGTATTGACTCCCATCCTTCCCCAGGAGGCAGAAAAAATGGTAGCATACCTACAGGATAGTGTGGTGGATGACGACAGGCTTACAGCAAAGACTTCAGAGAAGCCCAAACCTGCAGGCCTGCCGCTCACCCACGAGGCTGCTCTCAAGTGGTTCTACAAAGACCCCCAAGGGGAGATACAGGGTACGATTGGAAGAGGTTTTATGTGCTCTAAATGTGActtaaatactgtacatttattaTCAAAACTGCTCCAGCATTGCCCCTGAATCTCCTCTGCTATCTTTGCTCTCTTTTTGGGCTCAGGTCCATTCAATAACCAGGAGATGGCTGAGTGGTTCCAGGCTGGTTACTTCACAATGTCTCTTCTAGTCAAAAGAGGGTGTGATGAAGTATTTCAAGCACTTGGAGAGATCATGAAGATATGGGGAAGAGTACCGTTTACTCCAGGCCCTGCACCACCACCTCTTCAGGTATGCGTTTGCTTTATGTGACCTGTTTTGTAATCATTGCTTGATGCAGTACTAGCTGTGACCTCCAGATGGCTTGGTATTTCACACTTTGTAACCGTACAAAGTGTCGGAAGAAtccttttatgtatttatttcttttaagacCCTTCCCTCTGACTTAATGGACTTTGTAAAGATTTTTCATGTAGCAGTTGTGAAGTTCTCTTCTTGATCGCAACAAAAAGCTGTGTAAATACATCCAAGAAACATTCAAGATGGATTGAAATCTTAAATTCTAGCcagattttgaaaatgtctaaaTGCATCGGTCTCATAAAGATGCATatgcagggtttttcctgcatcgaATAATTTTTGGTGACCTCCAAAGAGGTTGTAGCCAGcaccaaaggaaaatcaccagtGCCAAAATGATAAcaattgagaataaaaatagcaattcaaatcctgtccaaatgtgtttaaaagcaatttaccaaacaacgGTAGAAGAATAAACTTGAATAGGAGCGCTTATCTCACTTTTACCGTCCACACTCGGTCTTTGCCGGACTCCCCCATTGATTTtaatggaagtgtgtgtgtgtgtgaagtgtatgtatgtatgtatatatgtgtgtgtatatgtatgtatatatgtatatatatatatatatattttttttacagttttgttgattggggttttatttactcaagcataatagacatttttgtgtttatcaaattgtcagaaataacaggcaAAATCCAAACAACTCACTGCCTTTACTGTATGCAAACCGATCATGCTTACTGTTGTGCATAGTCACCCCACAAAGGCTCATTCTGAGTCAGGAAAAACCCTGATATGTAATATTTACTCCTCCCATAGTGTCAGTAAGCTGTTTGTGGAAATAGTCACTCACTGTTTttcataatacatccatggtctgtCTTCTCTGTCCTTTCATGACAGTGGCAGCTGAAGGTACACAAAAATTAAATTAGCCAATATACTGTCTCTTTAAAGCAACAAGGAAAATCTGCTCCTGCCATTTCTACACATAACGATCAAATATtaagttactttttttatttatttttaaactgataTGGTGACTGTGGATATGTTTTGTGATTGATCTATGTCAAGTACAAATTGAAGTTGTTTCCTTTTTGAAGTTGATATTTAGTAGATGCACCTTTAGTGGCATTTGCGGCCTTTGTTGAATAAGTAAGCTTTTGGACAACTGAATGCTGTTCAAGCACTTTCAAATTTTTAAGAGTCTGTGAGTGAACAGCAGATTTGAGgtccaaacttttttttgtagctACCTTATACTTTTTTGACTGCTATGATTTATTTCAACTGTGTCTTCTTGTATAATCCAGGGGGATGGTGATCAAGAGAGGTTGAAGAGGCAGCAAGAGCTCACTGCTCTCAACCTTTACCAGTTACAGCAGCTCCAATATCAATACCTCCTCAGGTACACCAGACTCAGATGTGACACTTTTTGTTTATAGTTGCAGCATGATTGTTCATgtgtcatgatgaaaatatcCAAATTCACACATTTATAAACTGCCTCACTTCCCTgggcttaaaggggtgatagaatgattatatagggtatttcacactgttccttaaggtctcctaatggggtatgtaacattggttgggctgaaaatggcctggttgatattttattggcccttatgcatccctgtgttttggccatatttgtaacaagagccattttacgaaaattgatggctaattgcaaatttggtaagatgtgtcggactttaggagctccacacagtctgacgagaaaccggcagcctgctgggctccatacccagggcaaagtcaccctttgtggattactgcactaccggggctctgCGGAGCTGGGCGGCTGtcagcataactatagtatatttacagtttgaatttcgtcacgccacttatataacatctaccccatggtcttataaagctaaccgttgtgtccaatttcaaattaaggcatttttgtgaacgtcggtggtcttgttaggaggagcagctagctagctatgtgtcccgttcaatacaatgggaaacgatcgcggctagctagctacactttcagcataactatagtatatttacggtttgaatttcgtcacggcatgaatattacaggttcctcaaggtcttacaaagcttagctaacacttgtccgatttcggatttcaatctaatgcatttttgtcaatttcagagatctcgttaggaggaggctagctagctctcattgatggactccagctcaccgcgggctctatcaatgagactcgcgacAAGAGGCGTTTTATTTCCctgatcatttgtttaaataactcaacacacatatccattataagattaactggaacctgtggtaagagattgagggcgtaacaagcttgctgaccgcgctctcattcacacacaccggccatttagcaggaagaggggagggagaacagcgagctgcaggccctggagctctgtcagggcagcggcatttggtagtccagtcacccagaaagggtgagtttgcgtGGGTATTGAGCACCGCGGGCTCccggccgtgacggagctcaatcaagctcacagcaggccggggtctgtgaaggaggacaggcaggggcggcgatgtagcaacccaggcagcaccggccgctgaactcagtcacacagtcggacaaataaattgcccatatttgagctttatatagttgatttctcgcataaaaaagtttcagaagtgaattttgtaatggaatagcagagatctgcgcgacctagatccagaagactacctgatctccggtcagttgtgtagcctatgtaaatgttggggcgtgaccgttctcttaatacacccatgggcgtgacaaagttaTAGGTCCTGGgatgttgacgtcaacttctagctttgttgagattcacccgttttcagcggcagtttcaaaatatgagattttcatagtaaaggggtgtcaatgggattttgagcttctatgtacgtcctatttacccaccgaactgtcgttattcaactatgacaaggtaaaatcggttttgcgttctatcacccctttaatacagGAATAGGTTACAGCATGAATTGATGCCTCatagaggtgtgacgagatctcgtcccACGAGATCTTGCAAGGTTAAAATGTGACGAGACTTCCCGTCGAGGTAAAAATTGTCTCGCGATATTGGTcacaagtgcagagcagcagccagtAGACTGGTAACCTGGTTGGCCTTATAATACATCTGGCTTTGAAGATGAGTCTGACTTGGATCTCTAAATTAGCATAGAAGATCCCCTGCCTGTTCGCCAAATGTGCAGCACCGTTGCAATTGTAAAAAGCCGCCTGTAAAACCCAGCGTTCGAATGTTAGAGGGAAcggccgctctctctctctctcttcgtttttttttctctctctctttttttttttttttttttttttttctctttctttctctctctctctctctctctctctctctctctctctctctcacccgaTGCATGCACAGACTGCAGCTTAGTGTGGCACTGACTCATGCAgatcgctctctttctctttttattaaATGAGTCGAAAGCAGAAAGCAAAACCTAACTTTGaatattaaacaaagagaaatgttctcgcCTCGTCTTAAAATGGTCATAAATCGATACAAGAGCAGCCTATTTCCTGGTTTACTGCTGCAATGAAACGCTTGGTtacgttgtaaccttggttttctgagtaaagactatttttccagtcCTATTTCGAaattgaagttttctttaaaatagtgttaaaatctcatCTTGTCTCGTTCTTGTGAACCCCATACCCCTAATGCCTCACAATCAAAATCACCCTCCACCACCttatgcaattgtaaaaaaatatacatcCAACATTAAATCGCATTAATTCATATAGGAATAAAACTTCTAACATGCAGTGTATGTTCAGTAACATTCATTCAAATGATAACAAATTTTTCCTGTTTGGCTCTCATTTCTTCCATCCCACGCATTGTCTTCCACTATTCAGGCAGCAGTATGCTCAGGCCCTGGCCCAGCAGAAAGCTGCAGCTCTTAGCTCAGCTCCTcttcaacagcagcaacaacaccaACAGCAGATCAACCTGCTTCTACAGCAATACCAGGCTCTCAAGCTAAGGTTGATAAACTAACACTGTATCGCCCTACCTCTAAATACATCTGTACCTGTGCTTCTGTGTTTACAAATCCTACTTTACATTGACATGAAGAGAGTAttgcatttattaatatgtgtattttcttgtgtttttgtagAGCGTCTGAGAGCCTCCTACCTCCTGTTACCCGGTCCCTGTCTGTACCAGACTCTGGTTCTGTGTGGGAAATGCAGAACCCGTCCTCTCAGGCTTCCTGCACACCAAATGTCCAACAAGCTGCTTCAAACAGTGAGTTTCTACCTTAAATATTCTGCAGCGTTGGGTTCTTTTTGAATCTCATGAGAGGAAAAGGAAAGTCTATATTATGTTAAAGCAGTTCTAATGCATCACATTCTATCACACTCACCAGCATGGGATGGCAGCAGCGTATGGGATTTACCTATAGACTCCATAGCACAGGCTCCAACCATTGAGCAGATGCAACAGTTAGAGAAGTCAAAATCTGCAAAGGTAAAAAGTATTTCTGCtcacttttctgtttttgttgtctgtGTAAAATGTTTCTCATCTAAAGTCAAGACCTCTAATAGTCTTGAATACAGCAGCATCTTATCTCTGAGTCTTTTCCAAGTCTGAAAATGTAGTTTCTTGCTATTTTACTTGTAAGAGGAAATTGGTTGCATTAAAATAGTCGACAATTAATCTGATGAATCTATGATTTTAAATTATAGGATTGGTCTGAAATATGCTCTAATCTCACATCCCTGGCATAATATCAtgagtgtatttttattttcctcatCTGACAGTTGGAGTTGGAGAGGCGAGAGGCAGAACTGAGAGCCaaaagggaggaagaggagaggaaacggcTGGAGGAGGCCCTGAGGGCTCGACAGGTGGAGGAACGCAAACGCTTGGAAGAAGAGGAGCTGGCACGGCAAAAACAGGTCGAGtattaaaacaatataaatcTACAGCACTGAAAGCCTTTGAGCTACTGTTTCATTGTGAGGCACTTTTCTTTGATGTCGTTGGGACTGACCCAGTGTTGTAAATCTTTAGGAGGAGGCTTTAAGACGGCAGCGAGAGCAAGAAGAGGCACATCGCAGacaaaaagaggaagaggagagaatgAAACAAGAGGAAGCTCTGCGTAGATTAGAGGAGAGGcggagggaagaggaggagagaaagaaacggGAAGAGTTCCTTCGGAAACAGGTAAGCTAACAAAATCATgtctagggctgaacgattaattgcatttgcgataatatcgcgatatgttaaaacgtgatttcctaatcgcaaaggctgcgatttggtctcgatttcatgactcgcgagagcaaatcagtcgGCACTACGCAGAGAAatcatcaacttagcacgctaacgctacactgtaccttgagctgatctctgtcattcaaacaattctgagttgaagtttaaaacttttacagccattttaataaaatgaaggctTTTGTTCcggctcgagtccatacatgcagttaatggatacaggcacgcaaaactgaaggctcggttggcaacgagctagctctgattagcggttagctccgttataaagatataaagatatgggtggaggagctgccactgagaggggtaacaatcagactgatGAATGACGgttcggggagctttcacagcagcgtggccgcagtgtttcaacggttttattagtacagttaatcccacggcaagaccacagcaactaacgtaacgttagcctctCTGAGCTAGTGCAGTGTTGACGGTGTCGGACCGTGGCAGCTAACTTCAACGAGGGGAGGGCTGGGCAGCCCTCctctgtgcactgtaaaaatatatgtgtatacaatatatatgtgtgtatgtgtgtgtgtgtgtgtatgtatatatatgtatgtgtgtgtgtatgtatgtatatatatatatatatatatatatatatatatatatatatatatatatatatatatatatatatgtatatatatgtatatatatatatgtagtatatatatatatatatatatatgttatatatatatatatatattatgttatatatatatatgtatatatatatatatatatatatgtatatatgtatatatatatatatatatgtatatatatatatgtatatatatgtatatgtatatatatgtatatatatatatatatatatatatatatatatatatatgtatatatatatatatatatatgtatgtatatatatacatatatatatatatatatatatatatatatatatatatatatatatatagatagagtaTATATAGTGAGATATAGTATGTAGTATATGCTATACAATgattttatatgtttttttatgttgaataAACACAGAAGAGCGCTAAAGAAATGCGAATATCAGTCATAATGGACATATATgggaaaaaatcgcaattagattattttcaaaaatcgttcagccctaatcaTGTCCCATACTTCCTACCTCCTTTCTGGATTTGTGAAATGCCGCCCTAAATTGCAATGTTTTCTACCTCACCAGGAAGAGGAGCGCAGAAAGCAAGAGGAACTTGAAATATTAAGGAGGCGTGAGGAGGAGAAGCGAGCGGAAGAAGAGGCAACAGCTGCTGTGGCGGCAGCTGCTCTGGCCCAACAACAACTGGAGGAGcagaagaggagagagcaggAGGCCCAAAGACAGCAGGAGCTGCAGAGACAGAGGCAGCAGCAACAAGAGGCCCTCAGGAGActtcaacaacagcagcagcagcagcttgcaCACATGAAGGTAAGGGCGCAGAGGGTTAGTCAGCAGAAGTAGACattacaaaatatatttaaagttCATTAAACGCCTCGTCCTGCTCTGCAGCTTCCATCCTCTTCAAAGTGGGGCCAGCAGTCGGTCAACACTATAAACCAGACTCAGAGCACCCTGTCACTGGCTGAGATCCAGAAactggaagaggagagagaacgaCAGACGCAGGAGGAGGTAAGGACAGCAAGCAGTCTGGTTGTGTTTGGTGGCTCGGTCACCAGCGATGTTTTAGTTAAAAGTAACTATTTTTgacattcttttcatttagccaaatgtcatttttatgcAAACTTATTTGTGTCCTCCTTTACCTTCCTCACCCCCACAGCAGAGACGTCGGCAACAAGAGCTCCTGaagctacagcagcagcaggccttGCAACTGGCTCAGCAGCCCCAGGCCAAGCTGTCTGGTTGGGGTAGTGTGGCAAAACAGCCAGCTGCAACTAAATCTTTGCTGGAGATTCAAAGGGAAGAAGCCCAGCAGATGAAACAGCggaaggagcagcagcagcagcagcagcagcagcagcagcagcagcaacaacaacaacaacaacaacaacaacaaccgcagcagcagcagcagcagcagcaacaaccaCCTCACCCCATTGCCCCACAACAGATCCGTACTCAAAACAGAACTGTACGTGACCTATATGATACCATGTCTTTATTGGCTAAAAGAGGATAAAAGCTACGTAAAGCCGCAGGGTTTGGTGTGGATGTTTAGTGGACAATATTTTGACATTAGaaattttgatttaatgtcCAAAATATAACTTAATGcagttttcatttaatttggaTGTGAAAGCTCAGTTCCTCAGAGCAGTGTATATGTATCTTAGAAATAGCTGCCTGAAGTTATGACAGAATAGTTGTGGCTCTGTTTTCCTGGCTCTAAACTATTTCACAAATCTTTTAGAAATTGAAATGATCATCTAAAATTTCAACAAAGCCATGTTGTTTTTCATGTGACCTTTTTGATTATAATAACATCAAGTGATCTTTTGcaaaagaaggaaggagggctgaaatgattagatcAATCAATTAGTCAAACCGGCATAAAATGAATCTATAATGTTGACGGCAGCTTCAGTTAGCATcagttagctgttagccttaCATTAGCTAAAATGGGCTTTCTTTACTTCAGGGAACTCCGTAAATTACGAGAGTCGAGGCACAATAGCCACAGGACATCAGAGGGAAAACCAGAAAACATGTTGTCCATAAAATATGATCCAGTTTCACCAAAATCAGTGGTAGTGCCATAAAGCGTAACAGCATTTCTCCCAGGATATCAAACCCGCTCGCCAAAGTTATGTAGTGAGGAAACAGCCGCTCGGGTGCGCAGTGAGAATGACAGAGGCACCATCTCCCTATTACAAGTCAGTGCAGcataaaaactatttaaagcTGTTACATACATGATTTGTAGTTGTGCAATGTTGCTTTAATTAAGTAATCAAATTAATTTCAGCTTGAAATTATCCCAAACTTTGGAAACTTTTTGTTTTCTCAGGCCTGTTTCTTCTCTtggcccctcgctatttactctctcttcctccatttTGCAATCTGCACCGTCCTTGTCACGTCACCTGTACACAGCCCATAAGCGTGTTGTGTGACAGTAATAATTATCCATGCGAAATACAGTGGGCTGTTTATAGTTAAATGGATGAAACAATATATagtaatcacattttttttagttaTTTGAGGAATCGTTTTTGCCCTACAACTGATGAATGAGAAAGTGATTAATCTGTAATGAAATGTATTGTTTCTTGCAGCCCTAGAAAGAAGTGGTATGTCAGTAACAGTATATCATTCTCATCGCAGACATCGTCTCTGAGTAACTCGGTGTGGGGGTCTGTGAACACTAGCACCTGCACTAATTGGGGCTCAGACTCCAGCAGTATCTGGGGTGACACCCACAACTCTAACATGGGCTTCTGGGATGAAGCTGTGAAAGAGGCTGTCCAGCAACCTCCTCAAACCAAGAAAAGCAGCACGCAGAAGAACAACAAAGGCAACGCCAACATCaggtaaatagaaaaaaaaaaactgtctttgACCCGACCTCCTGATGAAAAGCATGACTTACCACATGAAGGATATGAGTAATGCACAGATCTTAAtaacttcctttttttctcccccctgcATGTAAAGTAACTCTGTGAGTGGGCGGGCTAATAAAAAagtagaagaggaggagaagctgCTAAAGTTGTTTCAAGGGGTCAGTAAGAGCCAGCAAGACACCTTCATGCAATGGTGTGAGCAAACCCTGCACACCCTCAACACAGCCAACAATCTGGATGGTaagactttatatatatatctttgcAAAAGCGCTCTACCTACAACTATTGATTAACCATTTATAGAAGCCAAACTCTCAAATATTCCATCTATCTCCCCTGCCAGTTCCAACGTTTGCATCCTTCCTGAAAGAAGTGGACTCTCCATACGAGGTGCACGACTATGTCAGGGCTTATCTGGGGGACACTCCCGAGGCCAAGGACTTTGCCAAGCAGTTCCTGGAACGCCGTGCCAAACAGAACGCTAACCAACAGAAGCAGGCACCGCAGAAACAACAGCAACCCctcaagcagcagcagcagcaggtaagCAAGACTGAAATGGAACCAGCAAGCTTAAGGCTCAGTATATGAGGTACCATGTTTttgtcccattttttttttccttctaatGCCATGTGAGTCTTTTAATGTGATCAAAAAGAGAGACCGCTGTCCCTTTCGCTCCCCAAAAATAGCTTGTGCTCTGGGGAATTTCTGCCTGGCATGTtcagaccaatcagagcaagtCATCGGACGTCGCCAATCTCGTCATACTCCATGGCCACAACTGTTATTTACATTTCTGGTGTGACTCGCTCGCTCGCGTCACCCCTTTGGATCAGTCCCAAAACATGTCATTGTACTGCTTATTCCTTGTTTCCTAATGGGATGAAGACCAAACATGTGACTGGTCTGGCTACGTATCATATAGTTCAAAGTGCTACcatgacagacacacaaaatttTGATACagcaatatataaataacacatACTGTCAAGTAGCAACATTTTGACTTTGCTGTCGTCACAGACCAGAACATCCCAGAATTGCTTTTTCTCCAACAGTTGAATCAGTCTTTTTAAATTTCTCTTGTCCAGGATTCTGTATGGGGTGGAACGGGATCTTCGTCACTCTATCAGTCCAACCACACAAGTGGCCAGCAGCAGTGCTTTGAGACCGTCACCtcagggaaaaagaaaaagaagcagaagATGGTTCGTGCAGACCCAAGCCTTCTAGGTGAGAGCAAACACCCATCTGCTAAATCTGAAAAATCTGCAACGATGTGTCACTGCTTTTTTATATCTCATCCGCTAATtgcatctttctttctttttttcaggctTTTCTGTGAATGCGTCATCTGAGAGATTGAATATGGGAGAGATTGAGACTTTGGAGGACTTTTAAGGGGCACTGCAGCCAAGCAAACCCAACTGACTGTATCCAATTTGAACAGCAGTCGTTTTACCCGAACCTCCTGCCACTTTCACCcttattttcagttttacatTTATCAGATGTCCTCTGGTAATCACTCATAAATTCCAATTTGTGAACAAACCATGATCTCTAAGGCAGGGTGTGTTTTCCATTTGCTTACGGACCTATAAACTGATGAAAACCCTCAAGACAAATGTACTGTAGAAAACTGGCCAGTGAAACATCCGACCAGCCAAGAGAGCAATCAGCAAATGAACTCAAGTTTCTGGAGAAAGTCTGCAGAGGTGTTTATGTATGTTGGGCATCAGCTACTTGGTTCCGAATCTTGTCCTGAAATTCAGTGACAACAAATTTCAAATTTGGCCTCCCATTATTTTAAGTGTGGATATATGGTTGGGGTGGTTGGGATATTATGGGACAGGTTAGAGAGAATATatccattgtttttgttttatttattaaatgttttcccATTACACTTTATTCCCCCCCTTCTCTTATCCCTCCCCGTTGTCTGCTGGGTGTTGATGGATAATGATGCAAGGTAAAGCCCAAGGATTCGTGCCCACTTATGTCCTGTTTTAAGGACATGTCAAAAGTTCCAAGTAGTTATCTATTTCTTGTATAATACTAGGCTGTTTAAAGAATAAACTTTCAATTCTGCATCTGTATTATAATATATGAAAATGATCTGCTGGAGTCATACTTTTTTATTGCGGtatgaaataataaaacagtcTGATATGTGGGCTGTTCAAACCTGTGTCTGAACTATTCAGAAAAACCACAACTGTGCAAAGTTCATTggattcacacacattcactcggTCACACTACGATCAATTGCAATTTACAGAGATCCTGTTAAGAGCTGGAAATGCAAACCCAATGCATTTTCTCCACAGGAGAACTAACACTGACAGTTTTTCAGGAAGAAAAGCCCATCCTCTCACCACTCGGTTGTAGTACatattgacattaaattagtcaAGGTTTTTAAATCctcaaaaaggaaatgaaacCCGCCACTTCCTTCTGatgaaaagcaacatttttctaAACGCTCACAAAGATCGTCACCATACTGAagctaaaacctttttttaaaagccttcACGGCCAAAGGTGAGTTTTGGCCATCATTAACCTTAGTGAGTCCCCCCGACTTTTTtggaagtgcaatactaaattgTTTATTCATGCATCGGTAACAAAAATCCAGTGATAAAATGCAGTAAAAGTCCTTCTGTATAATGAGTTTACTTGCAACTTTACATGTTGCTGCTAATATTCCTTGTAGTTTCTAAATGTTGATACTTTTAGATCTCAATACGTCCTCCACTACTGCCatcttttgatttaaaaaaaaaaaaaagta encodes:
- the gigyf2 gene encoding GRB10-interacting GYF protein 2 isoform X6, with the translated sequence MVDSTLRTSRRMAETQTLNFGPEWLRALSGGGGGSGGGGGGGCGVASPPLSPALPKYKLADYRYGREEMLALYVKDNKIPIDLHDKEFLPILQEEPLPPLALVSFTEEEQRNFSMSVNSAAVLRLTGRGGGPIVGAPRGRSTSRGRGRGRGDGGFYQRSFDDVEGFGRGGREMHRSQSWEERGERRFEKPGRKDPAEVAPGHFPMNHIRGNYEDGVTGPPRKHDFTRSESENWRTSQNDGPRSAGWHPDQRRRFPFDAREDERGYRRPRSGSGSLEDERDSLPEWCLEDADEEAGTFDSSGAFLSLKKASKEPILEEAELDFKPLEECEEGLEEDDCQPRETKEMETEAKREAERKELSRASEALPVNPTLAPPVLEPQVPAQSLSLSQPNRTEESERPSERHPPLDLQPAPCKVPLHVPMSNSMLESLPMNHISTTLAELSAPSPSIQLPQKPMEVPVAMNNPLPFPSSIIEPIGRPTTVPHDTDEDEGLKHFEQEAEKMVAYLQDSVVDDDRLTAKTSEKPKPAGLPLTHEAALKWFYKDPQGEIQGPFNNQEMAEWFQAGYFTMSLLVKRGCDEVFQALGEIMKIWGRVPFTPGPAPPPLQGDGDQERLKRQQELTALNLYQLQQLQYQYLLRQQYAQALAQQKAAALSSAPLQQQQQHQQQINLLLQQYQALKLRASESLLPPVTRSLSVPDSGSVWEMQNPSSQASCTPNVQQAASNTWDGSSVWDLPIDSIAQAPTIEQMQQLEKSKSAKLELERREAELRAKREEEERKRLEEALRARQVEERKRLEEEELARQKQEEALRRQREQEEAHRRQKEEEERMKQEEALRRLEERRREEEERKKREEFLRKQEEERRKQEELEILRRREEEKRAEEEATAAVAAAALAQQQLEEQKRREQEAQRQQELQRQRQQQQEALRRLQQQQQQQLAHMKLPSSSKWGQQSVNTINQTQSTLSLAEIQKLEEERERQTQEEQRRRQQELLKLQQQQALQLAQQPQAKLSGWGSVAKQPAATKSLLEIQREEAQQMKQRKEQQQQQQQQQQQQQQQQQQQQQQPQQQQQQQQQPPHPIAPQQIRTQNRTTSSLSNSVWGSVNTSTCTNWGSDSSSIWGDTHNSNMGFWDEAVKEAVQQPPQTKKSSTQKNNKGNANISNSVSGRANKKVEEEEKLLKLFQGVSKSQQDTFMQWCEQTLHTLNTANNLDVPTFASFLKEVDSPYEVHDYVRAYLGDTPEAKDFAKQFLERRAKQNANQQKQAPQKQQQPLKQQQQQDSVWGGTGSSSLYQSNHTSGQQQCFETVTSGKKKKKQKMVRADPSLLGFSVNASSERLNMGEIETLEDF